Within the Eucalyptus grandis isolate ANBG69807.140 chromosome 1, ASM1654582v1, whole genome shotgun sequence genome, the region CAACTTCAAACATGGACTTTAGTAACATGACTGCGTATGCCCTAGAGTCGCAGGTTCCGCTCCGCATGATTCGAGTCAACGAGTCGACAAACACTCCGTCATTGCCTATGAGGTTCTTAAGGCTGGCTTCAGAAAGTTGTAGGTGATAAAGTACGGCCAGAGCCTCATCGAGCGGTCTAGTTGTGACCTCAAAACTCAGACAGTCGGACAATGTTTCATCTAGTAATGTAGAGCTCACCGAGGTTTCATTTTTCACTAGTGTCGCCAAGAAGTCAGCGGCACCAGCGGCTTCCATGCAGCATCGATTAGTGGCGTTCTCGGTAGCGATCGACCGCAGTCTTTTGAGACACTTGTTTCGCATGTCTGGGGACTCAGCCTCGTGGAGGAGCTTAGCAATCTGGGACTTGCTTATGGGAGGTCTTGGGGTCGGAATCCTTTCGATGCCATGCGCAGCGTTGAGGGTGCACCACGATTGGATGAGCCGCCGGAGCGTGTGGTTGGGTGTCAATTCGCAGTCTGGAATCGCTTGCTTGGTCACCGGGCACGTGCTGCTCTTGGCGGAGAACAACCACTTCTCGATGCTCTCACGGTCATACGTTATCCCGGTCGGCACCGTGACAGGGTCCTTCATGAGCTGGAGAGAAATCGGGCATAGGAAGAACGAGGGAATTTCGACTTCCTCCATTGGCATCGAAAGTAGATCGCGAAGGAGACGAAGAACTGTAACCccgaggggagagagagaaagattgaGACGTGAAAAGGGCAGAAGGCGGAAGAAGAGCTCGAGAAATGCTTATGAATCCctcaaagaagaaggagggtTTGAACTATTTGATGGAGTTGGTTGAGTTCCGCTGGGTTTGAAGATGCTTTGTGCGGGTCTTGAGGGTTTTATATATGAAGATGCGAGGATGAGAAATTCAAAGGTGAGAAGGTCAAAACACGGACAAGTTCGAATAGGGCTCACGCGGAACTCACGCACTATCAACGAGGGGAGACAGTCAAAAGGAGTCGCCAAAATAGCACGTGATCTTTCCTCCTCCGCCACTCTTTCTCCATCGTttcagactctctctctctctctctctctctctctctctctatctaagATCGAAAAGGTGTCGACCTCCTCCGTTTCAGTCCACTCTAAAAATTGCACGCTGCCGTCCCGACGAAGTTAACCGGAGACCTCGTCAATTTTAggttgtaatattttattttattttttttggtaaggaaggTTGTAATATTCATGGTTATACGTTGCAAGAAAAGGCCTGATAgtttttgtaaattaatttttctatacaTGCTATTCTTGATTTGTCATGTAGTGGAGCATCCGCATGCTAATGACAAATTAATTCTGAAAATAATCGTTTATATTACTTGCGATAATTTATCAATAGGAAATGTCTTtcttattgataataatttatgtctaaatattttcgtgaacaATGAAAATTCCGTTCACTTAGTTTTGTAAaagatataaataatcatttttagaaaaatattttctaaatttcttattttgtgcGAAATAGATGAAGCTTAAGAATTTTGAAGGATCTCGAAAGAGCATATAAGTTTGAATGTGTTTGttcattattcattttttccgCACTTATCGAAAGTTCCATTCGCATGTTCAGCTATTTGAGTGAACTTTGAACTTTATAAGTTGGACGACAAACCATGGAAATTTATAATTGACGAATTTTTGGACCACTTGTAAGTCATAATTACCaacataaatttataaaatcctaCTGTCAACAAAAATTTAGTCTACAGTGACTATCATGGTGAATAAATAATTTAAGGTGCTCAAGGAAATGGGAACGTCCCATCTTCTCCCTGCAATAATGAGGCTAAAGAAGAGGAGACACCCCACTTTCGACCCATTCATGTGTGAACACAAAACGAGATCAAAAGCTGTTCAGACGAGACGTCACAGCTGAGGTAGGATAGTGGGGTTATCGACTGAGACTGGAGTgacagagagagatagagagagagagtcgttgAAGTCAAATCACGTGGTTTTCGGAACGGACCGTATTCAAAGCGAGTCAGTGCCCACCGTAAAGGACGTCAAACTTACTACAAACTcgtcttatatttttttattctgaaaatcgatagattttctttaatttatatgTTCAACACCACACCACAGAATCCTAACAATCATGCGATAATGATCCAAAATGTAAAACACGCAAAGCCGCCGCTACTGTTTTTtttgctccttttcttttttgtcctcttGCTGTATTTGgtgtttattttcttcttctttcttcgacTCTACTTCggccgaagaagaaaaaggcaaaggaagagATTGTGCATGGCGGGAGCCACGAGTGACGCTTGCGCATGCGTCAACCGCGGCCCCGCAGCCATAAAGCGTTCGACCAGAGCTTTTATCTCACCATACATTACGGTTTTGATATGTATATCACTCGTGCTATCATATGGAAAATAGATGATaagaatgattaaattgatttcaaaacATGCTGCATAGGATAAGTTAGATCAAAACGAAATCAAAGCTAATCAATTCCACATTCGTTGCCATTTTTCCAGATAGAATTTACTCGAACAAACCAAACGATCCcaacatctttctttttcttttttacttctattttattcaaatatattaatttttcttcttttccaataTATAATTgagtgttctttttttttttttttttcctcaagtACATGTATCCGACATGCATGGCTTTAAACATATAGATATGTGGCTTGTGGACGATTTACATCTCCGTTCGTTTGGCACCAATAATTCCTCGGTCGGTCGTCGAACAGCTACTCTCTTTTTTGGGTGTAATTTAAACGGAGGTCTACACCAAAACCCTACCAGCACACAACCACCATCGACCATTCGACGGTCTAAGACACAATACCTTGTATTTCTAAAAGACTTATTTGcactcttttaaaaaattatacctGTGAATAAACATCGATTTTAGCTTCAGGACGACTTTGAAACGTTCAACGGCGACCGACGATTCTAGCATGCGGTTCTcaatgattggaaaaaaaaaaaaagactattgATTAGTAGGTGAGTGGAGAAATGCATAGTTCGATGGGTTAGAGACTAGATTTAAAGGTAAACGTTCAGTTTGGGAACTTGGTATGTTAATTGATTAAACTATGTTATACTGGGCATataaattccataaataaaCCATATGAATACTTTTAACACATTCTTTCATTT harbors:
- the LOC120292249 gene encoding E3 ubiquitin-protein ligase PUB22-like, which produces MPMEEVEIPSFFLCPISLQLMKDPVTVPTGITYDRESIEKWLFSAKSSTCPVTKQAIPDCELTPNHTLRRLIQSWCTLNAAHGIERIPTPRPPISKSQIAKLLHEAESPDMRNKCLKRLRSIATENATNRCCMEAAGAADFLATLVKNETSVSSTLLDETLSDCLSFEVTTRPLDEALAVLYHLQLSEASLKNLIGNDGVFVDSLTRIMRSGTCDSRAYAVMLLKSMFEVADIIQLSRLRKELFVEVVRLLRDQVSQKATKSALKLLILACPMGRNRVKAVKASAVPVLIDLLLDSCNKRQSETILLLLDVLCQCAEGRAKLLEHGAGIAIVSKRILRVSETANERCVRILLSISKFSATPSIVQEMLQVGVAAKLCLVLQVEGRSKTKEKAREILKLHARAWKNSPCIPADFLSSYPA